A single region of the Desulfatiglans anilini DSM 4660 genome encodes:
- a CDS encoding LysR family transcriptional regulator, whose amino-acid sequence MINFNHFRIFYYAAKAESFTEAAEKLFITQPAVTAQIRAFEEACNLKLFKKKGRHVNLTDEGKALFHYARKVFEFEHEIEVAIDKMHQLKRGVLRIGTTKTYARYFMPYLLSAFLKDYPDIKVFLNEGSSAEMTRGLLDLTIEIAVIAKAEENPAVVFRPFSQEELLPILPPGHRLAGRDSVHFTELAGDPIILKDTGSGTRRRVADLFARYGRVPNILMETNNVEFIKELVGRGEGFSFLVKAAVVQEVKEKRLVTPQIRGEHLYLDVSIAYLKDQSLSRPAKAFLRMLENLAGDNPSPAEGIGALTARILARAEKTARIE is encoded by the coding sequence AAGTTTCACCGAAGCGGCGGAGAAGCTCTTCATTACCCAACCGGCCGTGACGGCGCAAATACGCGCCTTCGAAGAAGCCTGCAACCTCAAATTGTTCAAAAAAAAAGGGCGCCACGTCAATCTTACAGACGAAGGGAAGGCCCTTTTTCACTATGCCCGCAAGGTTTTCGAATTCGAGCATGAAATTGAGGTTGCGATCGACAAAATGCACCAGCTCAAGCGGGGGGTCCTGCGGATAGGGACCACCAAGACCTATGCGCGTTACTTCATGCCTTACCTTCTCAGCGCCTTTTTGAAGGATTACCCAGACATAAAGGTCTTTTTGAACGAGGGCAGTTCGGCCGAAATGACCCGCGGACTGCTCGATCTGACTATCGAGATCGCGGTAATCGCCAAAGCCGAGGAGAACCCAGCGGTTGTCTTCAGGCCCTTCAGCCAGGAGGAACTGCTGCCTATTCTTCCACCCGGTCACAGGCTGGCGGGGCGGGACTCGGTGCATTTCACGGAATTGGCCGGGGATCCGATCATTTTGAAGGATACCGGGTCAGGGACGAGGAGGCGCGTGGCGGATCTCTTCGCGAGGTACGGACGTGTCCCGAATATCCTGATGGAAACGAACAATGTCGAGTTCATCAAAGAGCTGGTTGGGAGGGGAGAGGGCTTCTCTTTCCTCGTCAAGGCGGCCGTGGTGCAGGAGGTAAAAGAAAAACGGCTGGTCACGCCTCAGATAAGGGGGGAGCATCTTTACCTCGATGTGAGCATCGCCTACCTGAAGGATCAGTCCCTTTCGAGGCCAGCCAAGGCCTTTCTGCGTATGCTCGAGAATCTGGCCGGCGACAACCCGTCACCGGCCGAAGGCATCGGGGCGCTCACAGCGAGGATCCTGGCCCGCGCCGAGAAAACTGCCCGGATCGAATGA
- a CDS encoding Tm-1-like ATP-binding domain-containing protein — protein sequence MERNKAVVVLGTFDSKGEEHAYLRDVIEERGFPALTIHAGTKAPAPFPVDYDLYTEAIAPRGGLGRDEAIEAVIEKGRSVVQERYRQDGLSGVISAGGGTGTYLCTEIMRILPMGTPKVMISTVASRDMSRTVGTKDITMMHSVVDLLGINSISAGLLERAAGAVCGMVESNERHRTGRTKKRVGLTMFGFITEGAEHVRRHLEALGYEVIPFHANGTGGMAMEELASEGLFAGVLDFATHELADALLDGYCGGIGPGRLVPFPGRPNPPRLVIPGGLDCAVLIFDRNHIPERYRERSIFFYDFRSAVRLSREEAATLARQLAEKLNRFGRGAKLLIPTLGWSEADKEGAPLYDPAMNRFFLNTVRENLSSAVSIQESHQHINSSTFAEQCAREMHAMIQNSGE from the coding sequence ATGGAGAGAAACAAGGCGGTCGTTGTACTGGGGACCTTCGATTCCAAAGGAGAGGAACATGCTTACCTCAGAGACGTGATCGAAGAACGGGGATTTCCGGCGTTGACGATTCACGCGGGAACCAAGGCCCCGGCGCCTTTTCCCGTCGACTACGATCTGTACACCGAGGCGATCGCGCCCCGCGGAGGTCTGGGCCGAGACGAAGCCATCGAGGCCGTCATCGAGAAGGGGCGCTCGGTGGTGCAGGAACGCTACCGGCAGGACGGCCTCTCCGGAGTCATCTCAGCGGGCGGAGGGACCGGCACCTATCTCTGCACCGAGATCATGCGCATCCTCCCCATGGGCACCCCCAAGGTCATGATATCCACGGTGGCCTCCAGGGACATGTCCCGTACCGTGGGGACCAAAGATATCACCATGATGCACAGCGTCGTGGATCTGCTGGGCATCAACAGCATTTCCGCCGGACTGCTGGAGCGCGCCGCCGGAGCCGTCTGCGGCATGGTGGAAAGCAACGAAAGGCATCGAACCGGCAGGACGAAAAAGCGGGTGGGCCTGACCATGTTCGGCTTCATTACCGAGGGGGCGGAGCACGTACGCAGGCATCTGGAGGCGCTCGGCTACGAAGTCATTCCCTTTCACGCCAATGGAACCGGCGGGATGGCGATGGAAGAACTGGCATCCGAAGGGCTGTTCGCGGGCGTCCTCGATTTCGCCACCCACGAACTGGCCGACGCCCTCCTGGACGGTTACTGCGGCGGCATCGGGCCGGGAAGGCTCGTGCCCTTCCCCGGAAGACCCAACCCACCCCGTCTGGTGATCCCCGGGGGCCTCGACTGCGCAGTTCTGATCTTCGATCGCAACCACATACCGGAGCGATACCGGGAGCGAAGCATCTTCTTCTATGATTTCCGTTCCGCCGTTCGATTGAGCCGGGAGGAGGCTGCGACACTGGCCCGCCAGCTGGCCGAAAAATTGAATCGTTTCGGCCGGGGTGCCAAACTGCTCATCCCAACGCTCGGGTGGTCCGAGGCCGACAAGGAAGGTGCGCCTCTGTATGATCCGGCGATGAACCGTTTTTTCCTGAACACAGTCCGTGAGAATCTCTCATCTGCGGTCAGCATCCAGGAATCGCACCAGCACATCAATTCGAGCACCTTCGCCGAGCAGTGCGCCCGGGAAATGCATGCCATGATCCAGAACAGCGGTGAGTAG